ATTCCGGAATATGGAACTTGGAGACCTGCAGCGCCGTCTTCTTTTGTTGAAGGAACCTGCGACTCGTCCGCGACGAAACTTGGGATAGAACTCAAAACGCTCGACACATCCGCACTTATACCATGGTGCTGCGCCTTGCTCATGACGGACGTTGGCACAGAAGCAACCTTCTCCTGTGGAAACGCTTGGAGTTTTGAAGAGGAAGTTGAAGGTGCGACCCGAGCACTGCTGATGGCCAGGAATGCAACAAAGATGCTGAGAATCCCAATTGCGACGTTGCGTCGGTCACTAGCCAACACGCAGATGTAATTGATCAACAATGTTCGAAGGTCGATCTCTTCCGCCGACTTCTGGTTGATGTTCGGAGAGACCTGCTCCTGTCCTTGCGATGCTGGTGGCGAGGCaagagaaagggaagaatTAATGATGGTAGAACTGCTCTTTGTCAATTGGCTGTGCGCCTCTTCTTGTGCTGACGGAGGACACGACCGCCAATTCATCTCACTGACCGGTTCGCTCGGCTCCGACGGCAATTTATGTTCGCTttcatcatccatcaaccGCCTCTCAAGCTCCCTCCTCACATCTCGCGGAAGCCACAACCCAACCTCCACATCAACCCTCTCCATCTCCTTCCAAGCCGCAGCCCACGCACCAGCTCTCATCAACCCATTCGCCGCGAACACTTTGATCTCCCATTTCCGATTCTGATCATTGCAGGTGACGACTCGTCCGCCGCAGTCCGGACATACTTCTCCCTGCTCGTCATCCGTTGCGTCATCGTCTCTGTCGGAGTCGTACTCGTGTTGTCCGAGGAAGTGGCCGTGGTGCAGGCGCGGCTGTTGGAGTTCAAGACTTTCGAGCAGTCGCTCCTCGAGGAGGTCGTAGGTGTCTTCTGGATGGGAGATGAGGACGCCACGGTCACGGAGGACACCTGAGCCTAGTTTCTCTCCTAGGAGTTTCCACCGTCGGTAGTACTTTGTGGGTAGGACTTCCTTCAGGATCTTCTGGTTGGGGACTCCGTTATAGCCGATGACAGGAAGCGAAGGTGGAAGTAGATTACAGTGCAAAAGAACCAGCGGATATTCCCTCCTGATCCTCTGCTTGCTGGCTGATCCCCTAGGCGAATAGTACGGCAATCGCTTCATTGGCGGGGAGCCCGGAGAACGCATGGAGAATCCCGAATGGTGTTGGCCTCCCCCACGCCACGACGTCTCATATTTGTCGGACTCATCGCCGCTATGTATCTGTATGGACGGCACCGAATTCTGTCTTCGAAATGCACCGCTGTGGTGGTAGGTATGTTGACGCGTTCCAACAGTCTCTGGCAATTTCAAAGCATCAGACGAATGCACAAGTGCAGAgggaggaattgaagacacGGACGAGTGACTCGACGTGCTGGATGGCGCGCGCAGCAATCTCTCGTCCTCCAAATCCCGTTCACTTGAATGCCCCGTTGAAGACGCCGAAGAATGGTATCCGTAATCGCGGATACTCTTCAAGTCGTCTCCCTGTAGCGAGTCAAGCTCGTCATGGTCTAACAGGCCCGGTGGGATCTCAGCTGCGGCGAACGAAGATGGGACCAGTGGATATTCGTCTCCGCTTGAAGAACACGGACGGGAATCATCTAAAGCCATCAACGCTCGCTGAGCTGGAAACTCTAAGGCACAGACTGGCTCATCCATTGCGTCGGCCCTGCCCCATACAGTTGTCCACACCGTTTTTTATGTGGATTCCTCGGGAGAAACCTTCcgtagatcaagtatgtacCACGACCAACGGAAGTATGCGATGCGATCAAAAATGTCGAATACCTAATCACTACCACCCGCACGACACAGGATTATTGGAAAGAAGTCATCTGCACAACATTGGAAATCACTTCGCAATTTAATCAATAATTCCCCTCGTCAAGTGCTCACTTAATCggggttgttgatggtgtttTGTTTCACCGCCCGTCGTGCCGGGCAACCAAGACGTACCCTAGCATCTCCGATATTAACATCAGAGGTTTAGAACACAATTCCATCCTCTCAAATTCAATGCAGGGGTATAAGGCTGTGTTGGAGTCATTAGTCAGATACAAGTATAAGTTAACTACTTAGGCAACGATCCCCTTCGTTCAAGACATAGCAGTTTAATGACGTCAGAGATATAGATCACTTCTAATGTAGAATGAAACCAACGCGCCTTTATACCGAGGCGTTAATTCCCATAGAAAACCTCATATCCAAAAGGCAATAAAACATCATAACAAAATACACTACTTTTGATCCTCGAAAGCATCATCTCtagcaagaaaaagaagacatcAAAATCATAACCCAAAGAAGTAAACAAAAAGACAAGTACACACTGCACGCTGCGTAATCCTCGTGAGACAAGACATCTATATCCAACACCAGATACTCCCGTCTCCATTAAGGTTTAAATACTATGGTAGCACCAATCGCTAGTAAATTCATAAGAGTCCCGTAAGACATGCCGCAAAATGtgaagagaggagaggattGTCGTAACAAATTAAGAGGGATATTGTGGATGTTCCCCGAATAGACTGGCAACGTCCGGTGGAAGGTACTCCAGCCATGCAAGACCATCGCCGTTAAGGAATGGGAGGTTTCCTGGGTCATGGAGCATGTTCATGTCGATGTTTTGGCTCTCAATCAATACGTCGTTTGCACTGGAATGGAACCCGGGGTGGTAGTAATCACTAGGTTGATGACCATTCGGGCCTGGTGGGATTTGGTAGTGAAACTCTGGGGCCGCCGTGCCAAGTTGGGAAGGAGGTAGGCTCTGATTGTACGTTGATGAAGATTGACTAGGTGCGTTGCGTGAGTCGGTGTTCGGATAGGACGCGTTCAAACCAAGGTAAGGATTCGCTTCCGACGCAGGAATGTCGTGAACCGAAAGAATAGGCGGGCTTCGAGTCGTCTGAATGTGCCTGGGGGACTCGACAGGTTGTGAATATGTATTTGCATTCTGCCCGGCGTTGGGATAACCATGGCTGTATTGGGAGGGGAGCGTGGGTTTGTTGGGGGTTGAGCTCGTATGCGCCGCCGGATTCTGGTACAAGACGCTCAAATTAGGATTGTGAGGGTCCGCAGCATTGGTCAGGGCCCACCCAATCGCTGGAAAAAGAAGTATTAGCAAATAAGTCCATGGAGGGAAAGAAATTGAAGTATACGCACCTTGACTAGGATCGAGTCTCGGTAACCTCCCTTCAGTTGAAGGAGCTACATCAGGTGTCGCCTGCGACTCCAAGTTCAACGTAGTATCCGATGCAGTAGGCCGTTCCCGTTTCCTTGTGGTTAAAGGCTGCACAGGCGCATCCCCCGCCTCTTCTGCCGTGTACAATAGAGGGTCGACGATTCCCTTGGCCTTCTGGTCGAGCACGGTCAGAATATACTTGGTACCATCCCAATACATTTCGAGCGCCTTCAAGGCTTTGTAGCACTTCTGATAGTTG
This Aspergillus chevalieri M1 DNA, chromosome 3, nearly complete sequence DNA region includes the following protein-coding sequences:
- a CDS encoding uncharacterized protein (COG:S;~EggNog:ENOG410PQXD;~TransMembrane:1 (o472-492i)), whose translation is MDEPVCALEFPAQRALMALDDSRPCSSSGDEYPLVPSSFAAAEIPPGLLDHDELDSLQGDDLKSIRDYGYHSSASSTGHSSERDLEDERLLRAPSSTSSHSSVSSIPPSALVHSSDALKLPETVGTRQHTYHHSGAFRRQNSVPSIQIHSGDESDKYETSWRGGGQHHSGFSMRSPGSPPMKRLPYYSPRGSASKQRIRREYPLVLLHCNLLPPSLPVIGYNGVPNQKILKEVLPTKYYRRWKLLGEKLGSGVLRDRGVLISHPEDTYDLLEERLLESLELQQPRLHHGHFLGQHEYDSDRDDDATDDEQGEVCPDCGGRVVTCNDQNRKWEIKVFAANGLMRAGAWAAAWKEMERVDVEVGLWLPRDVRRELERRLMDDESEHKLPSEPSEPVSEMNWRSCPPSAQEEAHSQLTKSSSTIINSSLSLASPPASQGQEQVSPNINQKSAEEIDLRTLLINYICVLASDRRNVAIGILSIFVAFLAISSARVAPSTSSSKLQAFPQEKVASVPTSVMSKAQHHGISADVSSVLSSIPSFVADESQVPSTKEDGAAGLQVPYSGMPTTSSELVPASMSTEAEWQDYVAVDDTSAKSPEAFDRPDMELQRTSVSVDQSEEPMVVMEQASDQTRNDHSTDSDGEVSGKDVDVQIESLELTGFGKPESNAANSIGEIA